Proteins encoded together in one Heliomicrobium gestii window:
- a CDS encoding MFS transporter has protein sequence MGARQSVGLFVSPLHSATGLGIVSISFALAVGQFFWGLAQPIFGAIADKRGSYGVLIIGAFLLSGGFLLTPFVQSEWSLLLTMGILTAAGAGAGSFSILIGATAQQLPPERRSFAGGFINAGGSFGQFLFAPLLQAIISGFGWVAAMFTMAAATLLTIPLASLLRGAPPAGSADKAGRDAGGLARQIRQAMANPSYICLHAGFFTCGFHIAFLVTHLPGEVALSGHSASVSAASLSIIGLFNIAGSLFAGMLGARYRMKYILAAMYGSRAVMIGLYLLAPKTPLTFYIFAASLGFTWLATVPPTAGLVGKLFGTKYLATLFGLTLLTHQIGGFLGAWLGGLAINHDGNYLWMWYADILLASAAALVNLPIGEEK, from the coding sequence ATGGGCGCAAGGCAGTCTGTCGGGCTTTTTGTTTCACCCCTCCATAGCGCCACTGGATTGGGTATCGTCTCCATCAGTTTTGCTCTTGCTGTGGGGCAGTTCTTTTGGGGGTTGGCGCAACCCATTTTTGGCGCGATTGCTGACAAGAGGGGTTCCTACGGCGTTCTCATTATCGGGGCCTTTCTCCTGTCAGGGGGATTCCTTTTGACGCCTTTTGTGCAATCGGAATGGTCGCTCCTACTGACCATGGGCATATTGACGGCAGCAGGCGCAGGTGCAGGTAGTTTCTCGATTTTGATCGGCGCCACCGCCCAGCAGTTGCCGCCGGAGCGTCGTTCCTTTGCAGGCGGCTTTATCAATGCGGGCGGTTCCTTCGGGCAGTTTCTCTTCGCGCCGCTTTTGCAAGCCATCATCAGTGGATTCGGCTGGGTCGCGGCCATGTTCACCATGGCGGCTGCAACACTGCTGACCATTCCCCTAGCGTCGCTGCTGCGCGGCGCTCCGCCAGCCGGAAGCGCCGACAAGGCTGGGCGAGATGCAGGAGGGCTGGCGCGGCAGATCCGTCAAGCCATGGCGAACCCGAGCTACATATGTTTGCACGCGGGATTTTTTACATGTGGCTTTCATATCGCCTTTCTGGTCACCCATCTGCCGGGAGAAGTGGCGCTGTCGGGGCACTCTGCCAGCGTGTCTGCCGCCTCCTTATCGATCATCGGTTTATTCAACATCGCAGGCAGCCTATTTGCCGGAATGCTCGGCGCGCGTTACCGGATGAAATACATCCTCGCGGCCATGTATGGCAGCCGTGCCGTGATGATCGGGCTGTATCTGCTGGCGCCCAAAACACCGTTGACCTTTTATATCTTTGCCGCCTCTCTGGGGTTTACGTGGCTGGCCACCGTGCCGCCAACGGCGGGGCTGGTAGGGAAACTCTTTGGCACAAAATACTTGGCGACACTCTTTGGGTTGACTTTGCTCACCCACCAGATCGGGGGTTTTTTAGGCGCATGGCTTGGCGGCCTGGCCATCAACCATGATGGAAACTACCTCTGGATGTGGTACGCCGATATCCTGTTGGCCTCGGCGGCTGCGCTGGTTAATCTTCCGATAGGCGAGGAAAAATGA